The DNA window AGAGCTCCCGTTCACGTCTTTCCATTCTTGCAATCTATGTTTCTTCGGGTATGGCTATGAGCGCTTTCTGTATTATGTTTCCAACAGTGGGATTGGCGCTATTTCTAGTAATATCCATCATTCATTTTAGCGAAGGAGAGATGATTCAGGGCAGAATGGCTCGAGGCTGGATGATCGGGGCTAGCTCGGTTGTATTGCCAATAGGACTTCACCTCACGGGATCTCGCGCATATTTACATTACTTTATTCCATTTGATCTTATGGAGAGTCTCTCCCCTTTTTTGCGGCTACTCGCGGTAAGCTTAGCTGTATTGCTTTTTTTCCAACTTAGCCGAGACTCTCTCAAGAGAGATCAGGATATTGATTCGAATACACTCCAGCGCTGGATCTGTCTAGGAGCCTGGCTGCTTCTTCCGCCACTTTCAGGATTTTGTATTTGGTTTATCGGACGGCATTCATGCAAGCATCTTGAAGTGTGTAAGGATCTATTTCGAGAAAGCC is part of the Pseudomonadota bacterium genome and encodes:
- a CDS encoding beta-carotene 15,15'-dioxygenase, Brp/Blh family, producing the protein MSFGTILVSGLAILLALATAIESSVGEWLALSLIILAGIPHGSFDLRLAEAKWRESSRSRLSILAIYVSSGMAMSAFCIMFPTVGLALFLVISIIHFSEGEMIQGRMARGWMIGASSVVLPIGLHLTGSRAYLHYFIPFDLMESLSPFLRLLAVSLAVLLFFQLSRDSLKRDQDIDSNTLQRWICLGAWLLLPPLSGFCIWFIGRHSCKHLEVCKDLFRESRFGMPLDFLVISLVAILLIIPLSLFFDLRDINQLFAATIVLIAGLTVPHILVTHDLQKTMKQMRQQA